One stretch of Pseudomonas azotoformans DNA includes these proteins:
- a CDS encoding Mpo1 family 2-hydroxy fatty acid dioxygenase, whose product MKSLVDHLSQYAAYHRDPRNIASHFVGIPLIVVAVAVLLSRPEWAVAGLWISPAVLLALFSAWFYLRLELALGVLMTVLMALSVWAGHVLAAQSTLVWLSSGIGLFVVGWVIQFVGHYYEGRKPAFVDDVSGLIVGPLFVVAELAFLLGLRHDLKQQIEERSGPVRSSKKNVAA is encoded by the coding sequence ATGAAAAGCCTCGTCGATCACCTGAGTCAATACGCTGCCTACCACCGCGACCCGCGCAACATCGCCAGCCACTTTGTCGGCATCCCGCTGATCGTGGTGGCGGTTGCGGTGTTGTTGTCACGCCCGGAATGGGCCGTCGCTGGCCTATGGATCTCACCCGCCGTTCTTCTCGCGCTGTTCTCTGCGTGGTTTTACCTGCGCCTGGAATTGGCCCTGGGCGTGTTGATGACCGTGCTGATGGCGCTGTCGGTGTGGGCCGGACACGTGCTGGCGGCGCAGAGTACGCTGGTGTGGCTCAGCAGCGGTATCGGCCTGTTCGTGGTGGGTTGGGTGATTCAGTTTGTCGGGCATTACTACGAAGGCAGGAAGCCTGCGTTTGTCGATGACGTGTCGGGGTTGATCGTCGGGCCGTTGTTTGTGGTGGCGGAGTTGGCGTTTCTGCTGGGGTTGCGGCATGACCTCAAGCAGCAGATCGAGGAGCGCTCGGGGCCAGTGCGCAGCAGCAAGAAAAACGTTGCCGCATGA
- a CDS encoding Crp/Fnr family transcriptional regulator, with translation MDAEQWRARLASGHWFSHLAAPFQHSLLAHARLRQLTAGQYLFKRGDPPCGLYAVLDGTLRVSAVNEQGKEAILSLVEAPFWFGEICLFDGLPRTHDACAVGPSTLLQVPQQALLGILDETPRYWRDLALLMSQKLRLSFIGLEQLSLMPAPVRLAHRLLMIVEGYGDTEHAKRVLQLPQEDLAAMLNLSRQTTNVLLKDLQAAGVVRLGYGEIEILDVQRLRQAAHP, from the coding sequence ATGGACGCAGAACAATGGCGCGCCCGGTTGGCCAGCGGTCACTGGTTCAGCCACCTGGCGGCGCCTTTTCAGCATAGTCTGCTGGCCCATGCCCGGCTGCGGCAGCTGACGGCGGGGCAATACTTGTTCAAGCGCGGCGACCCGCCCTGTGGCTTGTACGCGGTGCTCGACGGCACCCTGCGGGTCAGCGCGGTGAACGAGCAGGGCAAGGAGGCGATACTCAGCCTGGTGGAGGCACCTTTCTGGTTCGGCGAAATCTGCCTGTTCGATGGCCTGCCGCGCACCCACGACGCCTGCGCGGTAGGTCCCAGCACACTGTTGCAGGTGCCGCAGCAGGCGCTGCTGGGCATCCTGGACGAGACCCCGCGATACTGGCGTGACCTGGCCCTGCTGATGAGCCAGAAGCTGCGCCTGAGTTTCATCGGCCTGGAACAGCTCAGCCTGATGCCGGCCCCGGTGCGGCTGGCCCACCGCTTGTTGATGATCGTCGAGGGCTACGGCGATACCGAACATGCCAAACGCGTGCTGCAATTGCCCCAGGAAGACCTGGCGGCCATGTTGAACCTGTCGCGCCAGACCACCAATGTGCTGCTCAAGGACCTGCAAGCCGCCGGCGTCGTGCGCCTGGGCTACGGCGAGATCGAAATCCTCGACGTACAGCGGCTACGGCAGGCGGCGCACCCCTGA
- a CDS encoding response regulator transcription factor gives MRVLLVEHESDEAQRMALGLNEAGYSVEVAANGMAALRFVESTEYDLVILDVMLPGLNAWKLQQAIRQKGQTPMLFLTTPGGIEDRLRGLELHEDDYLLKPFAAKTLVARVKKLLRRGR, from the coding sequence ATGCGCGTGCTGTTAGTGGAACATGAATCCGACGAGGCACAGCGGATGGCCTTGGGCCTGAACGAGGCCGGTTACAGCGTGGAAGTGGCGGCCAATGGCATGGCGGCGTTGCGCTTTGTTGAAAGCACCGAGTACGACCTGGTGATCCTGGATGTGATGCTGCCGGGGCTCAATGCCTGGAAGTTGCAGCAGGCGATTCGGCAGAAGGGCCAGACGCCGATGTTGTTCCTGACCACGCCCGGCGGGATTGAAGACCGCCTGCGCGGGTTGGAATTGCATGAGGATGACTATCTGCTCAAGCCATTTGCGGCCAAGACGCTGGTGGCGCGGGTCAAGAAGTTGTTGCGGCGTGGGCGGTGA
- a CDS encoding AraC family transcriptional regulator, which produces MTEPTSLASWTRALRKQLDALGLDSAALCLQAGLDPQQMDDPNARYPLSATTRLWELAVQASGDPAIGLRVSRFVSPTTFHALGYALVASGSLREVFERIVRYHQVVSDALSLELSGDGERYRFRLLQLPGNPAPAFEAIDAFAAIYVRTCRNRLGREYAPLAVYLRRPEPADPKPWHTVFRAPVFFGAEEDRLEFAALDFDSHLDDANPELAEHNETVLKRTLAQLQPLTWERKVRRVIEAQLPDGEPSAERVAQALHLSLRSLQRHLADEGCRFDALLNECRENLALLHLRDPQCSLAEISHLLGFADTSSFNRAFKRWTGMTPGQFRDGLR; this is translated from the coding sequence ATGACCGAACCCACTTCCCTTGCCAGCTGGACCCGCGCCCTGCGCAAGCAACTCGACGCCCTGGGCCTCGACAGCGCCGCGCTGTGCCTGCAAGCCGGGCTCGACCCACAGCAGATGGACGACCCGAATGCGCGCTACCCGCTGTCGGCCACCACGCGCTTGTGGGAACTGGCGGTGCAGGCCAGCGGTGATCCAGCGATTGGGCTGCGGGTGTCGCGGTTCGTCAGCCCCACCACGTTTCATGCGTTGGGGTATGCGCTGGTGGCCAGTGGCAGCTTGCGGGAAGTGTTCGAGCGCATCGTGCGGTATCACCAGGTGGTCAGCGATGCCTTGAGCCTGGAGCTGAGCGGTGATGGCGAACGCTACCGGTTTCGCCTGTTGCAACTACCCGGTAACCCGGCGCCGGCGTTCGAGGCCATCGATGCGTTTGCAGCAATCTACGTACGCACCTGCCGCAATCGCCTGGGCCGTGAATACGCGCCGCTGGCGGTGTACCTGCGAAGACCCGAACCCGCAGACCCCAAGCCGTGGCACACGGTGTTTCGTGCGCCGGTGTTTTTCGGCGCTGAGGAAGACCGCCTGGAGTTCGCCGCCCTGGATTTCGACAGCCACCTGGACGACGCCAACCCCGAACTGGCCGAGCACAATGAAACCGTGCTCAAGCGCACCCTCGCCCAACTGCAACCGCTGACCTGGGAGCGCAAGGTGCGGCGAGTGATCGAAGCGCAGTTGCCCGACGGCGAGCCAAGTGCGGAACGCGTCGCCCAGGCGCTGCACCTGAGCCTGCGCAGCCTGCAACGGCACCTGGCGGATGAAGGCTGTCGGTTTGATGCGCTGCTCAATGAGTGCCGCGAGAACCTGGCCTTGCTGCACTTGCGCGACCCACAGTGCTCATTGGCCGAGATCAGTCATTTGCTCGGCTTTGCCGACACCAGCAGCTTCAACCGGGCGTTCAAGCGCTGGACGGGGATGACGCCGGGGCAGTTTCGGGATGGGCTGAGATAG
- a CDS encoding fatty acid desaturase, which translates to MDGTSASPQQMNAQQRSAHIREVVLAEGVRLRQQHPWLLHQDALGAGILAFALLGMLGSAALYITGHMAWWVCLLLNAFLASLTHELEHDLIHSMYFRKQRLPHNLMMGLVWLARPSTINPWVRRHLHLNHHKVSGTETDMEERAITNGEPWGFARLLMVGDNVMSAFIRMLRAKTWKHKLTILKRSLLVYAPLALLHWGAWYVFLGFHVANGVASLLGAPIDWSAGTLQMMQVIDIAAVVIIGPNVLRTFCLHFVSSNMHYYGDVELGNVIQQTQVLNPWWLWPLQAFCFNFGSTHGIHHFVVKEPFYIRQMTAKVAHKVMAEMGVRFNDFGTFARANRLGFPPPAGFRSTPSPQATSAPQRG; encoded by the coding sequence ATGGACGGTACTTCTGCAAGTCCCCAGCAGATGAACGCGCAACAGCGTTCGGCGCATATCCGTGAAGTCGTGCTGGCCGAAGGCGTGCGCCTGCGCCAGCAACACCCTTGGCTGCTGCATCAGGACGCGCTGGGCGCGGGCATTCTGGCGTTTGCGCTGCTCGGCATGCTGGGCTCGGCGGCGCTCTACATCACCGGGCACATGGCCTGGTGGGTGTGCCTGCTGCTTAACGCATTCCTGGCTTCACTGACCCACGAGCTGGAACACGACCTGATCCACAGCATGTACTTTCGCAAGCAGCGCCTGCCCCACAACCTGATGATGGGCCTGGTGTGGCTGGCGCGGCCGAGCACGATCAACCCGTGGGTGCGCCGGCACCTGCACCTCAACCACCACAAGGTCTCCGGCACCGAAACCGACATGGAGGAGCGCGCCATCACCAACGGCGAGCCCTGGGGCTTTGCGCGCTTGCTGATGGTGGGCGATAACGTCATGTCGGCGTTTATCCGCATGCTGCGGGCCAAGACCTGGAAGCACAAACTGACGATCCTCAAGCGCTCGCTGCTGGTGTACGCGCCACTGGCGCTGCTGCATTGGGGCGCGTGGTATGTGTTCCTCGGCTTTCATGTCGCCAATGGCGTCGCCAGCCTGCTGGGTGCGCCGATCGACTGGTCGGCCGGCACGTTGCAGATGATGCAGGTGATCGATATCGCCGCCGTGGTGATCATCGGCCCTAACGTGCTGCGCACCTTTTGCCTGCACTTCGTCAGCTCCAACATGCACTACTACGGTGATGTGGAGCTGGGCAACGTGATCCAGCAGACCCAGGTCTTGAACCCCTGGTGGCTGTGGCCTTTGCAGGCGTTCTGCTTCAACTTCGGCAGCACCCATGGCATTCACCATTTTGTGGTGAAGGAGCCGTTCTACATCCGCCAGATGACCGCCAAGGTGGCGCACAAGGTCATGGCTGAGATGGGCGTGCGCTTCAATGATTTCGGGACGTTTGCGCGGGCCAATCGGTTGGGTTTTCCACCGCCTGCAGGGTTTCGATCAACGCCTTCGCCGCAGGCGACAAGCGCACCCCAGCGCGGCTGA
- a CDS encoding LysR family transcriptional regulator encodes MDLRQLRYFIALNEHRSFVRAADAMGITQPAFSRSIQGLEQEFGCVLVDRAHKDLRPTPEGQVVLQHALSLVQGAALLSHEVTRMTKLDAGEVRFGSDAVAAVNLAPQAMARFITAYPKVRTVLQVDNWEKLARSLSREEIEFFIADVRHFEADPNFQTLALTPRRSVFFCRAGHPLLAKDSLSTNDLFGYPLATPLIAPGIRKLLANLSGRVDFAPAIELEQFAALATVVRQSDAIGLGAEEAFVEGFIKGELHALHWRNLPHALDSLSNRCGVISRAGVRLSPAAKALIETLQAVENPTDWPAQTSRNH; translated from the coding sequence ATGGACCTTCGCCAACTGCGCTACTTCATCGCGCTGAACGAGCACCGTAGCTTCGTGCGTGCGGCGGACGCCATGGGCATCACCCAGCCCGCCTTCAGCCGCAGCATCCAGGGCCTGGAGCAGGAGTTCGGCTGCGTGTTGGTGGACCGCGCCCATAAAGACCTGCGCCCCACCCCCGAAGGCCAGGTGGTGCTGCAACACGCGTTGAGCCTGGTGCAAGGCGCGGCCCTGTTGAGCCATGAAGTCACGCGCATGACCAAACTCGACGCCGGTGAAGTGCGCTTCGGCAGCGACGCCGTGGCCGCGGTGAACCTGGCGCCCCAGGCCATGGCGCGGTTCATCACGGCTTACCCCAAAGTGCGCACCGTGTTGCAGGTGGACAACTGGGAAAAACTCGCGCGCAGCCTGAGCCGTGAAGAGATCGAATTCTTTATCGCCGATGTACGTCACTTCGAGGCCGACCCGAACTTCCAGACCCTGGCCCTGACGCCTCGGCGCAGCGTGTTTTTCTGCCGTGCGGGGCACCCGCTGCTGGCCAAAGACAGCCTGTCCACCAACGACCTGTTCGGCTACCCGCTGGCCACGCCGCTGATCGCGCCGGGCATCCGCAAACTGCTGGCCAATCTCAGCGGGCGCGTCGACTTCGCGCCCGCCATCGAGCTGGAACAATTTGCCGCGCTGGCCACTGTCGTGCGTCAGTCCGATGCCATTGGCCTGGGCGCCGAAGAGGCGTTTGTCGAAGGGTTCATCAAGGGCGAACTGCACGCACTGCACTGGCGCAACCTGCCGCACGCCCTGGATAGCCTGAGCAACCGCTGCGGGGTGATCAGCCGCGCTGGGGTGCGCTTGTCGCCTGCGGCGAAGGCGTTGATCGAAACCCTGCAGGCGGTGGAAAACCCAACCGATTGGCCCGCGCAAACGTCCCGAAATCATTGA